CTAACACATCAAGCATGCTGAGAGAATCAGCGACAGCCATTTCTCCAGGACAAAATGTAACAATGAAGAATGTAAAGCTTGCTAAAAGTCTTCTTTCTTCTATTGGAGAGGTTTATGTGATTGAAGAGGATCAGATGGATTTATTTACAGGAATCGCAGGAAGCGGACCAGCTTACTTTTACTATTTAATGGAACATATCGAAAAAACTGCTCATGAAAATGGAATGGACGTGCAACAGGCACGTGAAATTGGCGCACAGACGATTCTTGGTGCAGCAAAAATGATGATTGAACGTGAAGAAACGCCTACCGAACTAAGACAAAATGTAACGTCTCCAAATGGTACAACTGCTGCAGGTCTCGACGCACTAAATGAAAATGGTGGGGGAACTGCCATAAAAGCAGCGATTGAAGGTGCGATGAACCGTTCAAAAGAGATTACAGAACAACTTGCAAAAGTAACCGTACAGTAACGATAGATAGAAATCTTTAAAATCAGGAGTGATAGCATGACATCGGATAATCAAAAGAGAGTCGTAATTAAAATTGGAAGCAGTTCTTTAACAAGTTCATCAGGAGATATTAGCCGGAGAAAGATTCAGCGTATTACAGATCAGGTAGCTGAACTGAAAGATGACGGACATGAGGTCGTATTAGTATCTTCTGGAGCAGTGGCAGCAGGATACCGCACACTTGGCTTTGTAAACCGTCCATCATCACTGCCGGAAAAACAGGCAGCAGCGGCGATTGGTCAGGGACGATTAATTGAAACTTACTCTGAATTGTTTACATCTCATGGATATGCTGCTTCTCAGATTCTGATTACACGCAGCGATTTCTCCGATGAAACACGCTATAACAATGTCAGAAATACAATTAATGTTCTGCTAGAGCGAGGCATTGTACCAATTGTTAACGAAAATGACACTGTGACAACGGACCGCTTACGTTTTGGAGACAATGATACATTGTCAGCAAAAGTAGCGGGGCTGGTAGATTCTGATCAGTTAGTGATTCTTTCAGATATCGATGGACTCTATAATGATGATCCTAGAAAGAATCCAGATGCAGAATTATTAAAAGAAGTAACTGAAATAACACCGCAAATTGAAGATATGGCCGGTGAGCCGGGGTCAGCCGTTGGAACAGGTGGCATGAGATCTAAAATCGATGCATTTAAAATCTCAATGGCTTCAGGAATTCCATCGTTTCTCGGTAAAGCCGGTGTAAATAATATTATTGTTGAAGCTGTTAATGAAACGGCTCGCGGCACGTACTTCGACATTGAAAAAATTGATGTCAATCTTGACCGTAAACGACAGTGGATTGCATTTAACTCTGGTCCTGAAGGTGAAATCCTGATTGATCAGGAAGCGAAGAACGTAATTGTTGAAGATAAAGGCAATCTTCAGCCGAGTCATATTTACCAGATTAACGGCTACTTTAAAAAAGGCAGTGTTGTAAGAATTCTGGATACTGATAATAATAAGCTGGGACTTGGTGTAGTGAATTATTCTTCAAAAGATCTGGAGCAATTCCAGCTGAATCAAAGTGATCAAAATGAAGAAATTGCAATGAACAGTGATTTCTTTGTATGTGAACTTGATGTTGCAATTCCACTAGGCGTCTAAATTGCCATTACAAATAATCATATGACAAAAAACCAAAATCTCACAAGGAGTGGTTTGATGACTACAATGACAAAAGTAAATGTAAAAGAACAGGCTAAACTGGCACAAAAAGCATCAAAAGAACTTGGACTGTTATCAACTGAAACAAAAAATAAAGCGTTACTGACAATTGCTGATCATTTAGAGAAAAATACAGCATTGATCCTTGAAGCGAATGAAAAAGACCTTTCAAATGGACGTGAAGCTGGCTACGATGTAGCTTATATGGACCGTCTTGCTCTTGATGAAGATCGTGTGAAAGATTTTGCTGAAGGGCTTCGTCAGGTAGCGGAGCTTGAAGATCCATCAGGTGAAGTGACAGATGAATGGACGCTAGATAACGGCCTTAACGTGCAGACAATCCGCGTGCCCCTTGGTGTAATTGGAATGATTTATGAGGCCCGTCCAAACGTAACAGCTGATGCAACCGGGCTTGCGCTTAAATCAGGTAATGCTATTGTGTTAAAAGGCGGATCTTCAGCGATTAACTCTAATAGACAGATCGTCAGCGTGATGAAAAAAGCACTTGAAGAGACAGACATTTCTTCTGATGCAGTTCAGTTTATCGACAGTACTGACCGTCAGGCAACTGAAGAGTTATTCACAATGAAAGAACACATTGATGTATTAATTCCGCGTGGTGGAGGCAAGCTGATTTCTGCCGTTGTTAATAATGCAACTGTACCTGTTCTAGAAACAGGAGTAGGAAATTGCCACATTTATATTGATAAGGATGCAGATGCTGAAAAAGCATTCGCTATTCTTGTCAATGCAAAAACTGACCGTCCTGCAGTATGTAATGCAGCAGAGACTGTAATTGTTCACGAAGCATTCCTAAATGCTCATAAAGATGAATTAATTAATACACTAAAAGACAATCAAATTAGTGTATATGGTGATGATGAGGCATGTGCAGCGATTCCTGGCGCTAAAAAAGCAGAAGAAGATCAGTGGGCTAATGAATTTTTAAGCCTTGATATCGCAATGAGGGTTGTATCTGATGTTGATGAGGCAATTGCTCATATTGATGAGTATGGTACGAAGCATTCAGAAGCAATCGTCACTCAAAACGAAAAAACTGCAAAGCGTTTTAAAGGCATGGTAGATGCAGCAGCGATTTACCAGAATGCTTCAACACGGTTTACTGACGGCAGTGCGTTAGGTTTTGGTGCTGAAATCGGCATTTCAACACAGAAACTGCATGCCCGCGGACCAATGGGGCTGCCTGCACTGACAACGATCAAATATGTGATGACTGGAAACGGTCAAATCCGATAAAAAAAAGCAGCCATCTGGCTGCTTTTTTTATGATTCAGGCTGTTGATCAGGGGTGACTTTGCCACCAGAGAGTTTGAATTTAAAATCAAAGAACTTCTTAGTCAGTTTTGGAAGAGGACCGTCAAACAGCTTTTCCCTCCAGAACATATCCGCAGCTTTTTGAACAGCTCCCGCTTTTACCGGGTAAGTGTAGACCATTCTGGATAATGTACCGATTTTCATTTTATTTTTCTTTGCATAGACTGCGAGCTGCATCCACTCGCCAGCATCTGTTCCGGCTGCATGGGCACCGAGAATATATCCTTTTTTATCAGTAATAAATTTTACAAAGCCTCTCGTTTCATGAGCGGTAATAAAGCGATCTACTTCATTTAAGTGCGCTCTGAATACCTTATATTCAATCTTCTTATCTTCCGCTTCCTGCTCAGTCATACCAAGATGGAATACTTCCGGTACTGTGAAAGTGACCCATGGTGTGTTGCTGTGATCAAGCGTATTTCTGAGGCCAAAAAGAACATTAGACACGATCGTTTTTGCTTCTTCACCAGCAGCATGAGTGAAGGGAAGTGTATTCACAGTATCACCGACTGCAAAAATATGAGGTCTTGACGTTCTGAATGTTGCATCTGTATGAATAAATCCTTTTACTTTTTCAACACCGGCCTGCTCAAGCTTTAAAGAATCAATCGCCGGCTTTCTACCTGCCGCTACTAAAATGACGTCGAAAGCTTCAGTCGTTTGCTGACCTTTTTGTTCAACAGTTAAAACAGATTTTTCATTTTCATATGCTGCCTGTACAACTTTGGTGTTTAATCTGATCTCTAGTTCCTTGCTGATTTCATTTTCCATAAATCGTGTAATGTCACGGTCTTCTTTTGAAAAAAGTCGGTCTGCACCTTCAAAGACTGTAACTTCAGATCCAAGTCTAGAAAATGCCTGTGCCATTTCAAGACCCACCGTTCCGCCGCCGATCACACCGAGCTTTGCCGGTAGGGCAGGGAGGTCAAAAATAGACTCGTTAGTGACATAAGGAATGGTTTCAATCCCATCGATCGGCGGAATAACAGGTTTAGACCCTGTAGCAATTACAATCTTCTCAGCATAAATTGATTCACCATCACCAATATTGACAATATGATCAGATTCAAAAGATGCTTCACCAAAATAAACGTCTGCGCCAAGATCAGTGAATCGGTCACTGCTGTCATGCGACTGAATGGTGCTCCGGGCCTGATTAATTCTTTCTTTCACTTTTTCAAAGCTCATTTCACCGCTGATTGAGAGCCCTAAAAATTCTGCTGCTTCATGCATATCATGAGACATATTTGCCGTTTTAATTAAAGCTTTTGACGGCACGCATCCAAAATGAAGACAATCCCCGCCAAGTGAATTTCTTTTTTCAATCAAAGCAACTTTTGCTCCGAGTGAGGCCATTCCTGAAGCGGCAGTCATACCCGCTGACCCGCCGCCGATGATCGCTACCTGATAACGTTCCATTTACATCTCCTCCATATACAGCCTGCGAATCGTTTCCATCCGCTTTTTATTAACACCTAAATCTGAATGTCCGACACGTGATGCCGATCTGAAATGAATCACCTGTTCTTCGTCGGAAAATAGAAAATCTATATCATCTTTGAATTTAAAAAAGGAAGACGTTTCAATTGCATAGATCATCGAATCGTTTTCATTTTTTATTACTACTTTATCCATTGATTCCAATATTGACTTCAGACGCTTTTTCGAGTCTTCTTTCGATCCTCTGTAGGGAAGCGGATCCAGCTTCTTTTTTGTATCATCTGTCTGAGTCGATACATTATTCGGCTTATCCTCAAGCGGTAACAGTTTTCCATTTTGTAATCGGTCACTTAAGTTCATTTCGTCACTCCTTTAGGTTTTGGGTTCACCAAGAAAGAAATAGCCTCTCTGATGTACGATTGGTAAATCATATAAAGAAAAGGCTGCACCTGTCAGCTGTTTCGGTATGAAAAAACAGAGTGTTTCTTTTTTTCCTTCACTGAAGATATCAAATGAATAAATCAGATCACCGATAAAGCCTTTTTTAGGTACATGCTCTATTTCTACAACATAATGGGGCTTTAATTCACCAAGCTCTCTTGTTTCTTCAGCTGAGACTTTATGGTGATAGGCTTTAATCTGCCCCGAAACTGTATAAGTAAGCTGATCAATTACAGTATCAGACTGGTTTATAAAACATACGCTGTAATGATAGCCTTCATATTCGTTAGGCCTGGTATCAAGCACAGCCAGAAACCATGGTTGATCGATCATGTTTGCGCCTCCTATACTTGTTGCTATCTAACCTGCTATACCCTATAGAGAATAAACAAAAACAGCACATTTCACCATGTGCTGTTTTTTCATGATAAATATTCATAATATGTGACAAAAATCGCTGCTAAGGATAAAGCTGTGTAGGCAATGCTTGTACCTTC
This region of Jeotgalibacillus malaysiensis genomic DNA includes:
- a CDS encoding pyrroline-5-carboxylate reductase — protein: MANDLRVAFIGAGNMAEAMISGIVKTGTLEPRQVTATNRSNADRLLELHNEYGIQGIMRDKLQLSSYDVIFLAMKPKDAESSLLSIKDHIRPDQVVMSVLAGISTEFMEEHLNDGQQVIRVMPNTSSMLRESATAISPGQNVTMKNVKLAKSLLSSIGEVYVIEEDQMDLFTGIAGSGPAYFYYLMEHIEKTAHENGMDVQQAREIGAQTILGAAKMMIEREETPTELRQNVTSPNGTTAAGLDALNENGGGTAIKAAIEGAMNRSKEITEQLAKVTVQ
- a CDS encoding gamma-glutamyl kinase, giving the protein MTSDNQKRVVIKIGSSSLTSSSGDISRRKIQRITDQVAELKDDGHEVVLVSSGAVAAGYRTLGFVNRPSSLPEKQAAAAIGQGRLIETYSELFTSHGYAASQILITRSDFSDETRYNNVRNTINVLLERGIVPIVNENDTVTTDRLRFGDNDTLSAKVAGLVDSDQLVILSDIDGLYNDDPRKNPDAELLKEVTEITPQIEDMAGEPGSAVGTGGMRSKIDAFKISMASGIPSFLGKAGVNNIIVEAVNETARGTYFDIEKIDVNLDRKRQWIAFNSGPEGEILIDQEAKNVIVEDKGNLQPSHIYQINGYFKKGSVVRILDTDNNKLGLGVVNYSSKDLEQFQLNQSDQNEEIAMNSDFFVCELDVAIPLGV
- a CDS encoding gamma-glutamyl phosphate reductase, with the protein product MTTMTKVNVKEQAKLAQKASKELGLLSTETKNKALLTIADHLEKNTALILEANEKDLSNGREAGYDVAYMDRLALDEDRVKDFAEGLRQVAELEDPSGEVTDEWTLDNGLNVQTIRVPLGVIGMIYEARPNVTADATGLALKSGNAIVLKGGSSAINSNRQIVSVMKKALEETDISSDAVQFIDSTDRQATEELFTMKEHIDVLIPRGGGKLISAVVNNATVPVLETGVGNCHIYIDKDADAEKAFAILVNAKTDRPAVCNAAETVIVHEAFLNAHKDELINTLKDNQISVYGDDEACAAIPGAKKAEEDQWANEFLSLDIAMRVVSDVDEAIAHIDEYGTKHSEAIVTQNEKTAKRFKGMVDAAAIYQNASTRFTDGSALGFGAEIGISTQKLHARGPMGLPALTTIKYVMTGNGQIR
- a CDS encoding FAD-dependent pyridine nucleotide-disulfide oxidoreductase — encoded protein: MERYQVAIIGGGSAGMTAASGMASLGAKVALIEKRNSLGGDCLHFGCVPSKALIKTANMSHDMHEAAEFLGLSISGEMSFEKVKERINQARSTIQSHDSSDRFTDLGADVYFGEASFESDHIVNIGDGESIYAEKIVIATGSKPVIPPIDGIETIPYVTNESIFDLPALPAKLGVIGGGTVGLEMAQAFSRLGSEVTVFEGADRLFSKEDRDITRFMENEISKELEIRLNTKVVQAAYENEKSVLTVEQKGQQTTEAFDVILVAAGRKPAIDSLKLEQAGVEKVKGFIHTDATFRTSRPHIFAVGDTVNTLPFTHAAGEEAKTIVSNVLFGLRNTLDHSNTPWVTFTVPEVFHLGMTEQEAEDKKIEYKVFRAHLNEVDRFITAHETRGFVKFITDKKGYILGAHAAGTDAGEWMQLAVYAKKNKMKIGTLSRMVYTYPVKAGAVQKAADMFWREKLFDGPLPKLTKKFFDFKFKLSGGKVTPDQQPES